AAGACCTCTAGTGAAGGCAACAATGGCGCCTTTTGTAGCCGTGTAATCTAGCAACTTAGGGTTACCCTTGTAGGCAACCACCGACGTTGTGTTGATGATTGAGCTTCCTTCTTTCATGTGCTTCAACGCATGCCTGATATTGACATCATATCATAAAATAGTCGAAAGAATATATCATTATTACGtgcatatatatgtatatataattttctgtgcatatatatgtatatataattttcttACCTGACCATGAAGAACTGAGAAAATATGTTGGTTCGGAAAACTCTCTCAATCCTCTTCTCATCAATCTCTTCCACAGAGTTGGTCTTATGTTGCTCCGCCGCAGAGTTAACCAAAATATCAATCCGGCCATAAGCCTTCACGACCTCATCGACCACGTGCTTGCACTCTTCGTCAAACCCCAAATCCGCACCGACTGCAATTGGTTGTTTGGCGTCAGCCGCTTGACACTCCCGAAGAATCTCAAGCACATCTTTAGCATCCTTATCCTCTTGCTTCTTAACATAGGTGAATGCGACGGTAGCACCCTCGAGTGCAAAGCAATGGCACACGGCTCGACCGATCCCCGAGTCACCACCGGTCACGAGGGCCACCTTGCCGAGAAGTTTGTTGGAGGGCTTGTATTGGGAGCTTGTAAATTGAGGAGAAGGGTCCATGACATGTTCTTTCCCTGGTTGGGTTGGTTGCTTTTGGGGTGGAAAAGTTTGGCCTTCGGTAGCCATCGGAGGGAATAACGAGTAAAAATGAAGACTTTAGCTTCTTTTGCAAAGAACCTAGAAGAAGATGAGAGATTAAATATGGAAGATGATGAAGATCAATAGGGAAGTGTTTGTAGGAAGGGAATTGGGAGAGATTGCCACGTGGGATATGTGTGGTAGAAGAGAGTGTACAAGGCGTCCATGTCATCTCAGGTAATTGACACGTAGGATAATGTGGGGGTGGAAATTAAGGTGATGTGGAGAAAATATATAATGACACGTATGATCAAAAGAGACATCAACTTTCAAGATATTGATAAAGATTGTGAAAATGTTTGAACTTGATGTAAAATGGATTTGGGGTGGTTTTATATATACACAATTTTAGATCAAATTTAATGTGTTATGTATATGATTATAATTCGAcaaattagaacaaaaaaatatttataaatataataaaatataaaaaactgaaGTTAATATCCGCAGACGAAATCCTATCAATTTTTCTCagaatttgaaaagaaatatgtgaaaataaaagaaaagaagaaaatttttgaattaagtttaaattaggataagaaaaaggaatgagaaaattatataaatagaaaataattagTACATGAACCATCGATCATTCTCTAGTTATGATTCATTGCTGGTTAATTAACTCATCACTTTTCATCTATAAAAAGACAAAGTAAAACGAAAGGAAATGCAAGGGTTGAAAAGGAGTGCTTTAAAAGGGAGTTGACATGACCCAACGATAACGATATAAGAGTTGTGCCAAAGACAATCTTTATTTGTTGATATATACCTTTGATTCGAGAGATTCAAAATGGATTGAAAATTGTCTTTGTTTGAGCTCTACATTAGAAATACTTCAAAACACTAAAATTTATGAGTATATTAAAGAACAATCTTATTGAACAACAATTGAGAACTACTTAAAACAACCAAAGATCATTTTGGAAGAATATTCTTAGTCTTTAGGAAGAACAACATATGCTGAGAGACACCAAACCATCAAAACAACAGAAAATATAACCAAATCTCAGCTATGGCTTTGTCACAACATTTTTCTTTCAATCATGTTTAGAAGACCATATGGAAATCTCTGAATACCCATCTTCAGTTGCACAAGCTCGAAACATTCCAGTCGTATTAAAAGGCATCGCAACTTCACCAGAGGCAGATACGGCGATCAAACCAACATTGCCTTTAGGAACACTTTCAACAACAGAGGCAGCTGCTTCTTCTAGAGACAGGCCCTTGAACTCCATTAGAGCTGCCACATCCCTCGCCACGGTACTACGTATGATGGCTTCGCCCTTTCCAGTGGCAGAAATTGCACAGAGATGGTTAGCATATGTGCCGGCTCCTATTACCGGAGTGTCACCAATCCTACCAACCATTTTGTTCACTAATCCACCAGTGGAAGTTGCTGAAGCTAAATTTCCATGGTTATCAACAGCCACACATCCAACAGTTCCTATTTGACTATCACCATTTGAATTCTCAGTTTCTTGTTCTGTGGCTTGTGGAAGTGGTTGCGTATAATCAATCTACAAGGGTTAAAAACAGATAGTTATCATTAGGCAGACAAGAAAGTACCATCAAAACCGCCAGATACTTGGAAAAACACAAAGACAAGAACAAGAACATTGTGACGTTTTCAACCTTATTAGAAGCACAGCTAGATCAATGACCGACGTCTATAATCGAAAACTTCTTATCTATAAAAGGATTGTTTGGATTGACTAGAGAaagtttgtttttcaaaaaaataatttttgtttaaagTATTTAGGTAAAATTGgtctaaaataaattttgaaagtaTTTCAAAAACCTACTTTAAGTGGTTGTCAAACATTTCAATGTTTCTCTAACGTgtcttattttcaaaattaaacaagTAAAAAATTAAACCGAACACAACCAAAAGGTTTTACTACTCCATTACCACCTTAGTGCATGTGAAAAGCTCCTAGCAACCAGGCTATGATAATTTCATTGATATGTCAGAATTTTCATAACATTGTCATATATCAATATTTCTATTACACCTTAGACGCCAACAAaatattaagtatataacaaaatgtaaatgtaatattaataaatttaactCATTTAGAAAGTGTGGAATTCCAATATTTAAAACCTTGTGAAAATGCCTAGAAGTTGACACAATTCCAGCTTAACAATATAACATACGTGTAAGTTTGGAGAGGCTTAAAAGAGAGCGGTTAATTCATGTATTGGGATAAAAGATAAGCAGAAAACCTGCACTCGGTTTGCCTCTTTAGCTTGTTGTAGCCTTTCAATGTTCTGTGGTGTGATAAAGTAGCTTGAATCAATGGTCTCCACTCCCTTGACATTTTTCAGAAAAATTGATCCAAATAAAACAGTCATGAATCACAATGAATCTATTTATAATTGTGCAATATAAAAAGAGAATTAACTCTACAGCAACATAGAAAGAGAGATAGAAATTCCCAACCTGTTCCCTTGCAAAAGTTTCAGCTCCATCAAATGCCAGATATATATGAGGAGTTTTCTCCATAACAAGTCTAGCTAAAGATATGGGATTAACGACAGTGGTGAGACCCGAAACAGCTCCACATCTCTTCGTACTGTCCATGATGCTAGCTTCCATTTCTACGGTTCCCTTGGTTGTTAAGACAGACCCTCTACCTGCATTGAAATGTGGACAGTTTTCGAGTTCTCGTACCTGTACAAGAACAAATTCTCGACACTAACTATCTTATATCAAGTCAAAATAAATTATACAAGATAAAATATATAGACTTACGAAACTCACCTAAGTCTATTAtattttacttataatatattCCAAGAACTTACACAATCCAAAATTTTTTAACTATCACAATTAAACCTTTCCGTCTCAAAATTTCAGAAATGACTGATTAAACCATAGGGCAAACACCCTTCAGTAGTTTCCCTAGTTTCCCATCCATAATCCATGTCCACACTGAAAAGCCATTCTCGTTAAAATTTTAAGAGCAATTGTTTGGTTATAACTATAAAAGGACCGACACCCCTAAAATGGCAAAGTGTTGGTGAGATGTCCGACAAAATGATCTATTATCATTACTATTTTGCTTTCTAACACGATAGGACATACCatctaaagaaaagaaaaaaaaatttaaaaatgaaacaATGCCTACTATTGGCAATGGCAACCCATTTAAAAGGCATTTTAAGCCCATTAAAATGAAACTACAGACATTTTTTGCACACTAAAACTCAAGTCACTTAAATCACACTCTGGTTTTTCAGGAAaaagattataaaaaaaaaaaaaaaaaagaacactgTGCTTGCTGCCCGATTCTTCTTTCTAACTTTATCAACGACGAAGACTTCAACTTTAAGATTCACGTCTGCTGGCAACTTCtcttactattttttttttttcttttctcatttctGTCATTTGTCCTCCCATTTTTATCTtcctattttttatttcttttgttaaaTGTATAAGTGCATATTTCACAATATGTCAAGTATGAACAcgtatatttatttttgttctaaaaaaaCATGTCTCCACGTGCAGTGttctactttaaaaaaaaaaattggcatTTGGCTGTATCAGTTCGTGTCAGTGTCTGTGCTTATTAGTATCTGTTCATGTGTCAGTGTCTGTGCTTCTTAGCCTAGATTATAAGATCAAAACTCAATAAAACTCGAATACCGAAATGAAAGCATACACAATTTCCCATTTGCAGAAAAGCAAGGACCCACATAAACTGAGATTCAGCAGGCAGAAAAACTTCAAAAGTCTAAGAAAAGAAAGCTAAAAgacataaaacataaaaaattattgaGTTTAAAGCCATTGTATGTTAATATTCACATTGATCAAATCCTCAGAAATGGAAAATTTTAATCCCTGGATTATAATCAGTAACAATCCAATATCCTAGCCATGACAAATTGTATTTGGTCACTAATTACAAAACTCCATCACTCATCAAAATTTCTCCCATTAGAGACCAAATCACTAAAAATTGAAACTCCATCTTGAACTAAAGACAAACTTGAAGATTCCACACACTAAATCATTAGATTCTAAAGCTCATATTTAAAACagaaaccacaaaaaaaaaaaaaaaaaaaagagagagagagagtaaaaATATCTCACCACAAGTTCAACAACATCCAAAGGAGGCTTCTGAGATTTGAGAGCTTGAACGCCAATTTGCAGGCAACGGCGGAGGGTTTCCTCTCGTGGTTGGCGGCGGTCGGATGGTAACGAGAGGGGAATGTCGCCGGCGCCGCCGTGAAGAGCAATTGCCCATCCCATCCCTAAAGGATTATTGGGATCATCCGCCGGCGATTGGCGAGAGTTTTTATAGATCAGAAGGATTATGAAATTTTATAGTAGAGTTTGGTGCAACCTCTCCATTCTCATTGGGTTGCCAAATTTTATAtagttttgttattaattattattgagTTATTGTTTGCTGACAATAAAATCGAACCAACTATCACTCTACTTAAGGAATTATAATAGACATATGGGAATAGGATGCTCGAGAATAAGATACTTTGGAGTTGTAGGTTGTACATGTAGAATTAAATTTTCATTGACATCTCGATATTTCCACGTTGTTCAAAAATTTGATATCGACCTAAAGAGTAAAGGAACATTTCCgaagaaaaatatatgaaatattataaaataaacaaaagcagttaaataattaaaaaaatatttacaagatataacaaaatttcataatatATCGAACAAAAAGtcacatttttttcttttaaatacttatcttttaattaattttcttttaatattttgtttaaaataaatatataaataagaaataaaataaattacaaaataagaGAGAAAGAAGACGATAAAGATAACACTTTTAATCCATTATCACAATGTTAAAATCACTTTTTAAAAGTACTTATCTACTAATTTTGGATGAGAGTTTGGTATGAATTTTGAATGTGATTGTATGCTTCTAATACACCAATactattattattgaaattacaCTGAAAACGAAAAGAATTAGTATgaaaatctatgatttctaaaCAACTTTGGGAGCGTTTAGAGGTGAATCAAATATCGCATTCAAGGCATGTCTGTGTCTTTTTAATGTGGGATTGTCAAGAAGGCTCTTTCACGATGGTGTGATTTATTAAGATGAGACACTCGAAATTCGGATGCTGAAATGAAATTATTATTCTAAAGATTCATTATCAACAGCTAAAGAAGGACGATGGAATACAAATATCTCATCATCCAATGAACTTAAATTTATCCATTGCTACAAAAAGCAATGAACTTAAATTTATTCATTGCTACAAAAAGAAAGACTTATCGATATAAAGATAGGATAAGTCCTGCCTTGCACATGTTCTCATTCTTCCAATTTGGAAAATAGAATAGCAATTTTGAATGATCAAGGGAATTTCCTTTAGCTTCCTTTTGTGTTTCTTAGAAGCTTGCCTTAACTTCTTCTTCTAATGTGTTGTAAAGGCTATGAACAACATTGAGCAAAAATCCATCTGAACCATGATTTGCTACCAAAGATATTGATACAGGAAGACCATTGTACAACCTTAGAGGTATGCTAACCTGCAGATAATTGCTTACTCAGAGATAACAAAAAGCATCAAAATGGTTGATTTTAACttttaagagagagagagagagagagagagagagagaacctGGCAGAAGCCAGAGACCCCAGCAATAGAGAGCAAGCTGAAAGCCTTTGCACGAAAGTCGTGCAGTTCTGAGACGTCTGTGTTTAGTTTAGGAGGGGGACCAGGGACTGTAGGAATTGCAAGGACCCCAAAATCCTGAAATGAAATCATCCAAAATAGCACCTCAAGATTATTTGTTTAAAAGTATGATTCACAAACTGCTTTTTCCAGAGTAAATCGCCTCTCCTAAGATAGAAACAAAAGAAGACTATTCAACGACAGACAAACTCTGATTTGTCACTTAATTCTAAAACGAATTTCACCTCATAATTTCATATGATTGTGATAC
The sequence above is drawn from the Cucumis melo cultivar AY chromosome 2, USDA_Cmelo_AY_1.0, whole genome shotgun sequence genome and encodes:
- the LOC103492178 gene encoding NADPH-dependent aldehyde reductase 1, chloroplastic, whose product is MATEGQTFPPQKQPTQPGKEHVMDPSPQFTSSQYKPSNKLLGKVALVTGGDSGIGRAVCHCFALEGATVAFTYVKKQEDKDAKDVLEILRECQAADAKQPIAVGADLGFDEECKHVVDEVVKAYGRIDILVNSAAEQHKTNSVEEIDEKRIERVFRTNIFSQFFMVRHALKHMKEGSSIINTTSVVAYKGNPKLLDYTATKGAIVAFTRGLALQLANRGIRVNGVAPGPIWTPLIPASFDNEDIESFGSEVPMKRAGQPIEVAPSYVFLACNHCSSYFTGQILHPNGGSIVNG
- the LOC103492179 gene encoding isoaspartyl peptidase/L-asparaginase, translating into MGWAIALHGGAGDIPLSLPSDRRQPREETLRRCLQIGVQALKSQKPPLDVVELVVRELENCPHFNAGRGSVLTTKGTVEMEASIMDSTKRCGAVSGLTTVVNPISLARLVMEKTPHIYLAFDGAETFAREQGVETIDSSYFITPQNIERLQQAKEANRVQIDYTQPLPQATEQETENSNGDSQIGTVGCVAVDNHGNLASATSTGGLVNKMVGRIGDTPVIGAGTYANHLCAISATGKGEAIIRSTVARDVAALMEFKGLSLEEAAASVVESVPKGNVGLIAVSASGEVAMPFNTTGMFRACATEDGYSEISIWSSKHD